From one Streptomyces mobaraensis genomic stretch:
- a CDS encoding mannose-1-phosphate guanyltransferase, producing the protein MKAVVMAGGEGTRLRPMTSSMPKPLLPVANRPIMEHVLRLLKRHGLTETVVTVQFLASLVKNYFGDGEELGMELTYANEEKPLGTAGSVKNAEEALKDDTFLVISGDALTDFDLTDLIRFHKEKGALVTVCLTRVPNPLEFGITIVDDAGKVERFLEKPTWGQVFSDTVNTGIYVMEPEVFDYVAPDVPVDWSGDVFPQLMKEGKPIYGYVAEGYWEDVGTHESYVKAQADVLERKVDVDIDGFEISPGVWVAEGAEVHPDAELRGPLYIGDYAKVEAGAEIREHTVVGSNVVVKSGAFLHKAVVHDNVYIGQQSNLRGCVVGKNTDIMRASRIEDGAVIGDECLVGEESIIQGNVRVYPFKTIEAGAFVNTSVIWESRGQAHLFGARGVSGILNVEITPELAVRLAGAYATTLKKGATVTTARDHSRGARALKRAVISALQASAIEVRDLENVPLPVARQQTARGSAGGIMIRTTPGVPDSVDIMFFDERGADLSQAGQRKLDRVFARQEYRRAFPGEIGDLSFPSSVYDSYTGSLLRSVDTTGVAEAGLKVVVDASNGSAGLVLPSLLGRLGVEALTINSGLDEARPTETADARRSGLVRLGEIVASARAAFGVRFDPVGERISLVDERGRIVEDDRALLVMLDLVAAERRSGRVALPVTTTRIAEQVAAYHGTQVEWTTTSPDDLTRVGRADSTIFGGDGRGGFIVPESSSVFDGTAAFVRLVGLVARTQLTLSQIDARIPRAHVLRRDLATPWAVKGLVMRQVVEAAGDRSVDTTDGVRVVEADGRWVMVLPDPAEAVTHLWAEGPDDASAQALLDEWSAVVDGAGR; encoded by the coding sequence ATGAAGGCCGTCGTGATGGCCGGTGGCGAAGGCACTCGTCTTCGCCCCATGACCTCAAGCATGCCCAAGCCGCTTCTGCCGGTGGCCAACCGCCCGATCATGGAGCACGTACTCCGGCTCCTCAAGCGGCACGGGCTCACGGAGACGGTGGTCACCGTCCAGTTCCTCGCCTCACTGGTGAAGAACTACTTCGGTGACGGCGAGGAGCTCGGCATGGAGCTCACCTACGCCAACGAGGAAAAGCCACTCGGCACGGCGGGCAGCGTCAAGAATGCGGAAGAGGCCCTCAAGGACGACACCTTCCTCGTCATCTCGGGCGACGCCCTCACCGATTTCGACCTGACGGATCTCATCCGCTTCCACAAGGAAAAGGGCGCCCTCGTCACGGTCTGCCTCACCCGGGTGCCCAACCCGCTCGAATTCGGCATCACCATCGTGGACGATGCCGGAAAGGTCGAGCGCTTCCTGGAGAAGCCGACCTGGGGCCAGGTCTTCTCCGACACCGTGAACACGGGCATCTACGTCATGGAGCCCGAGGTCTTCGACTACGTGGCGCCCGACGTCCCGGTCGACTGGTCGGGTGACGTCTTCCCCCAGCTGATGAAGGAAGGCAAGCCCATCTACGGCTACGTCGCCGAGGGCTACTGGGAGGACGTCGGCACCCACGAGAGCTACGTCAAGGCCCAGGCCGACGTCCTCGAGCGCAAGGTGGACGTCGACATAGACGGCTTCGAGATCTCGCCCGGCGTCTGGGTCGCCGAGGGCGCCGAGGTCCACCCCGACGCCGAACTCCGCGGCCCCCTCTACATCGGCGACTACGCCAAGGTCGAGGCCGGCGCCGAGATCCGCGAGCACACCGTCGTCGGCTCCAACGTCGTCGTCAAGAGCGGCGCGTTCCTGCACAAGGCCGTCGTCCACGACAACGTCTACATCGGCCAGCAGAGCAACCTGCGCGGCTGCGTCGTCGGCAAGAACACCGACATCATGCGCGCCTCCCGGATCGAGGACGGCGCCGTCATCGGCGACGAGTGCCTCGTCGGCGAGGAATCGATCATCCAGGGGAACGTCCGCGTCTACCCCTTCAAGACGATCGAGGCCGGCGCGTTCGTCAACACCTCGGTCATCTGGGAGTCCCGCGGCCAGGCGCACCTGTTCGGGGCGCGCGGGGTGTCCGGCATCCTCAACGTCGAGATCACCCCGGAGCTGGCCGTCCGGCTGGCCGGCGCGTACGCCACGACGCTCAAGAAGGGCGCCACCGTCACCACGGCCCGCGACCACTCCCGCGGCGCCCGCGCCCTCAAACGGGCCGTCATCTCGGCCCTCCAGGCCAGCGCCATCGAGGTACGGGACCTGGAGAACGTCCCGCTGCCCGTGGCGCGGCAGCAGACCGCGCGGGGCAGCGCCGGCGGCATCATGATCCGCACCACGCCGGGGGTGCCGGACTCCGTCGACATCATGTTCTTCGACGAGCGCGGCGCCGACCTCTCGCAGGCCGGGCAGCGGAAGCTGGACCGCGTCTTCGCCCGCCAGGAGTACCGGCGCGCGTTCCCGGGCGAGATCGGCGACCTGTCCTTCCCGTCGAGCGTCTACGACTCGTACACGGGCTCGCTGCTGCGGTCCGTCGACACCACGGGCGTCGCCGAGGCCGGGCTGAAGGTCGTCGTGGACGCCTCCAACGGCAGCGCCGGACTCGTTCTCCCCAGCCTCCTCGGCCGGCTCGGCGTGGAGGCGCTGACCATCAACTCCGGACTGGACGAGGCGCGGCCCACCGAGACCGCCGACGCCCGGCGGTCCGGCCTGGTCCGGCTCGGGGAGATCGTCGCCTCCGCGCGGGCCGCGTTCGGCGTGCGGTTCGACCCCGTGGGCGAGCGGATCTCGCTGGTGGACGAGCGGGGGCGGATCGTCGAGGACGACCGCGCGCTGCTGGTCATGCTCGACCTGGTCGCCGCCGAGCGGCGGTCCGGACGGGTGGCGCTGCCGGTCACCACGACCCGGATCGCCGAGCAGGTGGCCGCCTACCACGGTACGCAGGTGGAGTGGACGACGACCTCGCCGGACGACCTGACCCGGGTCGGCCGGGCGGACTCGACCATCTTCGGCGGCGACGGGCGCGGCGGCTTCATCGTGCCGGAGTCCAGCAGCGTGTTCGACGGCACGGCGGCGTTCGTCCGGCTGGTCGGCCTGGTGGCGCGGACGCAGCTCACGCTCAGCCAGATCGACGCCCGGATCCCCCGGGCGCACGTCCTGCGGCGCGACCTGGCCACGCCGTGGGCGGTCAAGGGCCTGGTGATGCGTCAGGTGGTCGAGGCGGCCGGGGACCGCTCGGTCGACACGACCGACGGCGTCCGGGTGGTCGAGGCCGACGGGCGGTGGGTGATGGTGCTCCCCGACCCGGCCGAGGCCGTGACGCACCTGTGGGCCGAGGGGCCTGACGACGCGTCCGCCCAGGCGCTGCTGGACGAGTGGTCCGCCGTGGTGGACGGCGCGGGCCGCTAG
- the ptsP gene encoding phosphoenolpyruvate--protein phosphotransferase, protein MEATLRGVGVSHGVAIGEVRHMGTAVLEPPAKQIPTDEAPREQGRARQAVEAVAADLIARGNLAGGEAQHVLEAQAMMAQDPELMADVERRIAVGSTAERAVYDAFAAYRALLAGAGEYLAGRVADLDDVRNRIVARLLGVPMPGVPDSDEPYVLIARDLAPADTALLDPTLVLGFVTEEGGPTSHSAILARALGVPAVVALPGAGELAEGTVVAVDGSTGEIFVDPSEEKRAELTKAAEARRAALAASSGPGATSDGHKVPLLANVGGPADVPAAVEAGAEGVGLFRTEFLFLDDSAKAPSEEKQVEAYRKVLEAFPEGRVVVRVLDAGADKPLDFLTPADEPNPALGVRGLRTLLDHPEVLRTQLTALAKAAEGLPVYLEVMAPMVADRTDAKAFADACREAGLRAKFGAMVEIPSAALRARSILQEVEFLSLGTNDLAQYTFAADRQVGAVSRLQDPWQPALLDLIALSAEAAKAEGKSCGVCGEAASDPLLACVLTGLGVTSLSMGAASIPYVRATLAKHTLAQCERAAAAARATDSAEEARLAAQAVLSGE, encoded by the coding sequence ATGGAAGCAACGCTGCGAGGCGTCGGCGTCAGCCACGGTGTGGCGATCGGCGAGGTCCGGCACATGGGCACGGCGGTGCTGGAGCCGCCGGCCAAGCAGATCCCGACGGACGAGGCACCGCGCGAACAGGGGCGCGCGCGCCAGGCCGTCGAGGCTGTGGCCGCCGATCTGATCGCCCGGGGCAACCTCGCCGGCGGCGAGGCCCAGCACGTGCTCGAGGCCCAGGCCATGATGGCGCAGGACCCCGAGCTGATGGCGGACGTCGAGCGGCGCATCGCCGTCGGCAGCACCGCCGAGCGCGCGGTCTACGACGCCTTCGCCGCCTACCGGGCGCTGCTGGCCGGAGCCGGCGAGTACCTGGCCGGCCGCGTCGCGGACCTGGACGACGTGCGCAACCGCATCGTCGCCCGCCTGCTGGGCGTGCCGATGCCGGGCGTGCCCGACAGCGACGAGCCGTATGTGCTGATCGCCCGGGACCTGGCGCCCGCCGACACCGCGCTGCTCGACCCGACGCTGGTGCTCGGTTTCGTGACCGAGGAGGGCGGGCCGACCAGCCACAGCGCCATCCTCGCCCGTGCGCTGGGCGTGCCGGCGGTCGTGGCGCTGCCGGGCGCCGGTGAGCTGGCCGAGGGCACGGTCGTGGCCGTGGACGGCAGCACCGGTGAGATCTTCGTCGACCCGAGCGAGGAGAAGCGCGCGGAGCTGACGAAGGCGGCCGAGGCGCGCAGGGCGGCGCTGGCCGCTTCCTCCGGTCCGGGTGCGACCTCCGACGGGCACAAGGTGCCGCTGCTCGCCAACGTCGGCGGTCCGGCGGACGTGCCGGCGGCGGTCGAGGCGGGTGCCGAGGGCGTCGGCCTGTTCCGTACCGAGTTCCTGTTCCTGGACGACAGCGCCAAGGCGCCGTCCGAGGAGAAGCAGGTCGAGGCGTATCGCAAGGTGCTGGAGGCGTTCCCGGAGGGCCGGGTCGTCGTGCGCGTGCTGGACGCGGGCGCGGACAAGCCGCTGGACTTCCTCACCCCGGCGGACGAGCCCAACCCGGCGCTGGGCGTGCGCGGCCTGCGGACGCTGCTGGACCACCCGGAGGTGCTGCGCACCCAGCTGACCGCGCTGGCCAAGGCCGCCGAGGGGCTGCCGGTCTACCTCGAGGTCATGGCCCCGATGGTGGCGGACCGCACGGACGCCAAGGCGTTCGCGGACGCGTGCCGCGAGGCCGGGCTGCGGGCGAAGTTCGGCGCGATGGTGGAGATCCCGTCCGCCGCGCTGCGGGCGCGCTCCATCCTGCAGGAGGTCGAGTTCCTGTCGCTGGGGACCAACGACCTCGCGCAGTACACCTTCGCCGCCGACCGTCAGGTCGGTGCCGTCTCCCGGCTCCAGGACCCGTGGCAGCCGGCGCTGCTCGACCTGATCGCTCTGTCCGCCGAGGCGGCCAAGGCCGAGGGCAAGAGCTGCGGCGTCTGTGGTGAGGCGGCGTCGGACCCGCTGCTCGCCTGTGTGCTGACCGGTCTCGGGGTGACGAGCCTGTCCATGGGCGCCGCCTCGATCCCGTACGTGCGGGCCACGCTGGCCAAGCACACGCTCGCCCAGTGCGAGCGTGCCGCCGCCGCGGCCCGTGCGACGGACTCGGCCGAGGAGGCCCGGCTCGCGGCGCAGGCGGTGCTGTCCGGCGAGTGA
- a CDS encoding DUF881 domain-containing protein produces the protein MSDDDTPERPEEKPGRGEQERKATAPDGPEARPAGEAEGPEDAGGTRPSPAPEPPGEPPLTGRQRLVKGLWPPRFTRAQLTVALLLCVLGLGLAIQVRSNSESSVLRGARQEDLVRILDELDNRTKRLEDEKRKLEGQRTELESSSNQAAEARKQTAQKEQQLGILAGTVAAQGPGIVLTVSDGKGAVEPDMLLDAVQELRAAGAEAIQLNDVRVAADTYFSGGAGKVEIDGKKVSQPYKFKVIGKPDDLKPALNIPGGVVQTLQKEQAGVDISRSEKIVVDALRPAKRPDYARSSSR, from the coding sequence ATGAGCGACGACGACACGCCCGAGCGGCCGGAGGAGAAGCCCGGCCGGGGAGAGCAGGAGCGGAAGGCGACCGCGCCGGACGGCCCCGAGGCGCGGCCGGCCGGGGAAGCGGAAGGCCCGGAGGACGCCGGCGGGACGCGTCCGTCCCCCGCGCCGGAGCCGCCCGGGGAACCGCCCCTGACGGGCCGTCAGCGGCTGGTGAAGGGCCTGTGGCCGCCCCGGTTCACCCGGGCCCAGCTGACCGTCGCCCTGCTGCTGTGCGTGCTGGGCCTGGGTCTGGCGATCCAGGTGCGGTCGAACAGCGAGAGCAGCGTGCTGCGCGGTGCGCGCCAGGAGGACCTGGTGCGGATCCTGGACGAACTCGACAACCGCACCAAGCGGCTCGAGGACGAGAAGCGGAAGCTGGAGGGCCAGCGGACGGAGCTGGAGAGCAGCTCCAACCAGGCCGCCGAGGCCCGTAAGCAGACGGCGCAGAAGGAGCAGCAGCTCGGCATCCTGGCGGGCACGGTGGCCGCCCAGGGGCCCGGCATCGTCCTCACGGTGAGCGACGGCAAGGGGGCCGTGGAGCCCGACATGCTGCTGGACGCCGTCCAGGAGTTGCGGGCGGCCGGCGCTGAGGCGATCCAGCTCAACGATGTCCGGGTGGCCGCCGACACATATTTCTCCGGTGGCGCGGGGAAGGTGGAGATCGACGGCAAGAAGGTGTCGCAGCCTTACAAGTTCAAGGTCATCGGCAAGCCCGACGATCTGAAGCCCGCTCTCAACATCCCCGGTGGTGTGGTGCAGACTCTGCAGAAGGAGCAGGCCGGGGTGGACATCTCCCGGTCTGAGAAGATCGTTGTCGACGCCTTGCGTCCGGCGAAGCGGCCTGACTACGCTCGGTCGTCATCGCGGTGA
- a CDS encoding PTS sugar transporter subunit IIA, with product MTTVSSPIAGRAIGLAAVPDPVFSGAMVGPGTAVDPVREPSEAVAPVDGVVVSLHPHAFVVVDSEGHGVLTHLGIDTVQLNGEGFELLVNKGDTVRRGQSVIRWNPSAVEAAGKSPISPVIALEATADALGDVREDGDVKAGDQLFSWQ from the coding sequence ATGACCACCGTGTCGTCCCCGATCGCCGGACGCGCCATCGGACTCGCGGCAGTGCCCGATCCGGTCTTCTCCGGCGCGATGGTGGGACCCGGTACCGCCGTCGACCCCGTGCGTGAGCCCTCCGAGGCCGTCGCGCCCGTCGACGGTGTCGTCGTCTCGCTCCACCCCCACGCGTTCGTCGTCGTCGACTCCGAGGGGCACGGCGTCCTGACGCACCTCGGCATCGACACCGTCCAGCTCAACGGCGAGGGCTTCGAGCTGCTCGTCAACAAGGGCGACACCGTCCGGCGCGGCCAGTCCGTCATCCGCTGGAACCCGTCCGCCGTCGAGGCGGCGGGCAAGTCGCCGATCTCCCCGGTGATCGCACTGGAGGCCACCGCCGACGCGCTCGGCGACGTGCGCGAGGACGGCGACGTCAAGGCCGGCGACCAGCTGTTCAGCTGGCAGTAA
- a CDS encoding acetoacetate--CoA ligase, which produces MTTAPHHADQPTPLWRPDADRVARAQVTRFHARAAERHGAPAPVPGDPEASYAALHRWSVAAPEPFWQAVAEWCDVRFTHPYERVLADASMPGAVWFPGATLNYAEHALRTAEDPARAGEPALLHTDETLDPHPVTWAELRARVGSLAAELRLLGVRPGDRISGYLPNIPEAVVAFLATAAVGAVWTSCAPDFGARSVLDRFQQVEPVVLFTVDGYHYGGKRHERADTVAELRAGLPTLRAVVHIPLLGTPAPEGALEWDALTSGDVEPVFEQVSFDHPLWVLYSSGTTGLPKAIVQSQGGILLEHLKQLSLHCDLGPGDRFFWYTSTGWMMWNFLVSGLLVGATVVLYDGSPGHPDTAAQWRVAERTGATLFGTSAAYVMACRKAGLHPGRDLDLSRVRCVATTGSPLPPDGFRWIHDEVAEHMWIASVSGGTDVCSCFAGAVPTLPVYVGELQAPCLGTDLQAWDEQGKPVVDEVGELVVAAPLPSMPLRFWNDPDGRRYRESYFETYPGAWRHGDWITLTSRGTVVVHGRSDSTLNRQGVRMGSADIYEAVERLPEIRESLVIGVEEPDGGYWMPLFVHLAPGATLDDALLDRIKRTIREQLSPRHVPDEVIAVEAVPHTLTGKRIEVPVKRLLQGTPLEQAVNPGSVDNPALLSFYADLGRRRRA; this is translated from the coding sequence ATGACCACCGCACCGCACCACGCCGACCAGCCGACGCCCCTCTGGCGGCCGGACGCCGACCGCGTCGCCCGTGCCCAGGTCACCCGCTTCCACGCGCGCGCCGCCGAACGGCACGGCGCCCCCGCGCCCGTCCCCGGCGACCCCGAGGCGAGCTACGCCGCCCTGCACCGCTGGTCCGTCGCCGCCCCCGAGCCCTTCTGGCAGGCCGTCGCCGAGTGGTGCGACGTACGGTTCACCCACCCCTACGAGCGGGTGCTCGCCGACGCGTCCATGCCCGGCGCCGTCTGGTTCCCCGGCGCCACCCTCAACTACGCCGAGCACGCCCTGCGCACCGCCGAGGACCCCGCCCGCGCCGGCGAACCGGCCCTGCTGCACACCGACGAGACCCTCGACCCGCACCCCGTCACCTGGGCCGAACTCCGGGCGCGCGTGGGCTCCCTGGCCGCCGAACTCCGCCTCCTCGGCGTCCGCCCCGGCGACCGGATCAGCGGCTACCTGCCCAACATCCCCGAGGCCGTCGTCGCCTTCCTCGCCACCGCGGCCGTCGGCGCCGTCTGGACGTCCTGCGCCCCCGACTTCGGCGCCCGCAGCGTCCTCGACCGCTTCCAACAGGTCGAACCGGTGGTCCTGTTCACCGTCGACGGCTACCACTACGGCGGCAAGCGCCACGAACGCGCCGACACCGTCGCCGAACTCCGCGCAGGCCTGCCCACCCTGCGCGCCGTCGTCCACATCCCGCTGCTCGGCACCCCCGCCCCCGAGGGCGCCCTGGAGTGGGACGCGCTGACCTCGGGCGACGTCGAGCCGGTCTTCGAACAGGTGTCCTTCGATCACCCGCTGTGGGTCCTCTACTCCTCCGGCACCACCGGGCTGCCCAAGGCCATCGTCCAGTCCCAGGGCGGCATCCTCCTCGAACACCTCAAACAGCTCTCCCTGCACTGCGACCTCGGCCCCGGCGACCGCTTCTTCTGGTACACCTCCACCGGCTGGATGATGTGGAACTTCCTCGTCTCCGGCCTCCTCGTCGGCGCCACCGTCGTGCTCTACGACGGCAGCCCCGGCCACCCCGACACCGCCGCCCAGTGGCGGGTCGCCGAACGCACCGGCGCCACCCTCTTCGGCACCTCCGCCGCCTATGTGATGGCCTGCCGGAAGGCCGGCCTCCACCCGGGCCGCGACCTCGACCTCTCCCGCGTCCGCTGCGTCGCCACGACGGGCTCGCCGCTGCCGCCGGACGGCTTCCGGTGGATCCACGACGAGGTCGCGGAGCACATGTGGATCGCCTCCGTCAGCGGCGGCACCGACGTCTGCAGCTGCTTCGCCGGCGCCGTCCCCACCCTCCCGGTGTACGTCGGCGAGCTCCAGGCCCCCTGCCTCGGCACCGACCTCCAGGCCTGGGACGAACAGGGCAAACCCGTCGTCGACGAGGTCGGCGAACTCGTCGTCGCCGCGCCCCTGCCGTCCATGCCCCTCCGCTTCTGGAACGACCCCGACGGCCGCCGCTACCGCGAGAGCTACTTCGAGACCTACCCCGGCGCCTGGCGGCACGGCGACTGGATCACCCTCACCTCCCGCGGCACCGTCGTCGTCCACGGCCGCTCCGACTCCACCCTCAACCGGCAGGGCGTCCGCATGGGCTCCGCCGACATCTACGAGGCCGTCGAACGGCTCCCCGAGATCCGGGAATCCCTCGTCATCGGCGTCGAGGAACCCGACGGCGGCTACTGGATGCCCCTCTTCGTCCACCTCGCCCCCGGCGCCACCCTGGACGACGCGCTCCTCGACCGCATCAAGCGCACCATCCGCGAGCAACTCTCCCCGCGGCACGTCCCGGACGAGGTCATAGCCGTCGAGGCCGTCCCCCACACGCTCACCGGGAAGCGCATCGAGGTCCCGGTCAAGCGCCTCCTCCAGGGCACCCCCCTCGAACAGGCCGTCAACCCCGGATCCGTCGACAACCCCGCGCTGCTCTCCTTCTACGCGGACCTCGGCCGGCGCCGCCGCGCCTGA
- a CDS encoding DUF881 domain-containing protein: protein MSQQPPVRRTPAPPPRPDASMSLLTNVMDHSLDDGYAEAAARRAEGGQGLPGKLRAKLGLAAALLLAAVVVTLGAAQARISAPTLAKEREQLIGRIEKETAAADALQKNVNGLRETVGDRQREALEEHGGDKAELVSLLAGATPVHGPGVKVVVDDAKQAKSGGGGPRESSGFSDTGRVRDRDMQRVVNGLWQAGAEAVAINDQRLTSLSAIRAAGDAILVDNKPLAPPYTVLAIGDGRRMSTSFQDSVDGQYLHVLQQNYGVRASISVEDDIRLSPAPSLTVRTARPQGGGAAGRAADTGKGTS from the coding sequence ATGTCGCAGCAGCCCCCCGTTCGGAGGACCCCCGCACCGCCTCCGCGCCCCGACGCCTCCATGTCGCTGCTGACCAATGTGATGGACCACAGCCTGGACGACGGCTACGCGGAGGCGGCGGCCCGGCGGGCCGAGGGCGGCCAGGGGCTGCCGGGCAAGCTCCGGGCGAAGCTGGGGCTGGCCGCGGCGCTGCTGCTGGCCGCCGTGGTGGTGACGCTGGGTGCCGCGCAGGCGCGCATATCGGCACCGACGCTGGCCAAGGAGCGCGAGCAGCTCATCGGCCGCATCGAGAAGGAGACGGCGGCGGCGGACGCGCTGCAGAAGAACGTCAACGGGCTGCGGGAGACCGTCGGGGACCGGCAGCGCGAGGCGCTGGAGGAACACGGCGGCGACAAGGCCGAGTTGGTGTCCCTGCTCGCCGGGGCCACGCCGGTGCACGGCCCCGGGGTCAAGGTGGTCGTCGATGACGCCAAGCAGGCGAAGAGCGGGGGCGGTGGCCCTCGCGAGAGCAGCGGCTTCTCCGACACCGGCCGGGTGCGCGACCGCGATATGCAACGCGTCGTCAACGGCCTGTGGCAGGCCGGTGCGGAGGCCGTCGCGATCAATGACCAGCGCCTGACCTCGTTGTCGGCGATCAGGGCGGCCGGGGACGCCATACTGGTGGACAACAAGCCGCTGGCGCCGCCGTACACGGTGCTGGCGATCGGCGACGGCCGGCGGATGAGCACCTCGTTCCAGGACAGCGTCGACGGCCAGTACCTGCACGTCCTCCAGCAGAACTACGGGGTCAGGGCCAGCATCTCCGTCGAGGACGACATCCGGCTGTCGCCCGCGCCGAGTCTGACCGTACGAACCGCACGGCCGCAGGGGGGTGGCGCGGCCGGCCGCGCCGCCGACACAGGGAAGGGCACATCGTGA
- a CDS encoding CDP-alcohol phosphatidyltransferase family protein has product MEVQETRVQTDRVLTIPNILSMARLVGVPLFLWLILQPVFDGPKCDGWALLVLALSGVSDYLDGKLARRWNQISSLGRLLDPAADRLYILSTLVGLTWREILPLWLTAALLAREAMLLVMVGILRRHGYPPPQVNFLGKAATFNLMYAFPLLLLSDNDSWVQLPATIFGWAFAGWGTTLYWWAGILYVVQVRRLVKADTTAD; this is encoded by the coding sequence GTGGAGGTCCAGGAGACGCGCGTACAGACCGACCGCGTCCTCACCATCCCCAACATCCTCAGCATGGCTCGCCTCGTCGGCGTCCCCCTCTTCCTGTGGCTGATCCTCCAGCCCGTCTTCGACGGGCCGAAGTGCGACGGATGGGCGCTGCTGGTGCTGGCGCTGAGCGGCGTCAGCGACTATCTCGACGGGAAGCTCGCACGGCGCTGGAACCAGATCAGCAGCCTTGGCCGGCTGCTCGACCCCGCCGCCGACCGGCTGTACATCCTCTCCACCCTGGTCGGATTGACCTGGCGGGAGATCCTGCCGCTGTGGCTCACCGCGGCCCTCCTGGCCCGTGAGGCGATGCTGCTGGTCATGGTGGGGATCCTGCGACGGCACGGATACCCGCCGCCCCAGGTGAACTTCCTGGGCAAGGCCGCGACCTTCAACTTGATGTACGCGTTCCCGCTGCTGCTTCTCAGTGACAATGACAGCTGGGTCCAGCTGCCCGCCACTATTTTCGGATGGGCGTTCGCCGGATGGGGTACAACCCTCTATTGGTGGGCAGGGATCCTCTATGTGGTTCAAGTCCGCCGACTGGTCAAGGCGGATACCACAGCCGACTGA
- a CDS encoding FHA domain-containing protein yields the protein MQRGFVLPHGRVCFGQGESPVKLFAKLFGKSSRQSGGGSARHRAQAPVEGDERGQEGRPLFRDQAGVHGGAPGGQGVPPGDPTATARIGLGTPMSGAGEGAALPVCTRCGHRNGENSRFCSNCGAPLRPGAVAERASETTSTISISGLEAYDSETTGQTAIPSLSPEAQAAVEALPMGSALLVVRRGPNSGSRFLLDGEVTTAGRHPQSDIFLDDVTVSRRHVEFRRGQDGGFSVTDVGSLNGTYVNREQIDSVVLSNGDEVQIGKYRLVFFGSQRAI from the coding sequence GTGCAGCGAGGTTTTGTCCTGCCCCACGGGCGGGTCTGTTTCGGTCAAGGGGAATCGCCCGTGAAGTTGTTTGCGAAGTTGTTCGGCAAGAGCTCCCGCCAGAGCGGCGGCGGTTCCGCGCGCCACCGGGCCCAGGCCCCGGTGGAAGGCGATGAGCGGGGCCAGGAGGGTCGTCCCCTCTTCCGCGACCAGGCGGGTGTCCACGGCGGCGCCCCGGGGGGCCAGGGAGTTCCTCCCGGCGACCCCACGGCGACCGCGCGCATAGGTCTCGGTACGCCGATGTCGGGTGCGGGGGAAGGGGCTGCGTTGCCGGTCTGTACGAGGTGTGGTCATCGGAACGGCGAGAACAGCCGGTTCTGCTCCAACTGCGGTGCGCCGCTGCGGCCGGGTGCCGTCGCCGAGCGCGCCTCGGAGACCACGTCCACGATCTCCATCTCCGGTCTGGAGGCGTACGACTCCGAGACCACCGGCCAGACGGCCATCCCGTCGCTCTCCCCGGAGGCCCAGGCCGCCGTGGAGGCGCTGCCGATGGGTTCGGCGCTGCTGGTCGTCCGGCGCGGTCCCAACTCGGGCAGCCGCTTCCTGCTGGACGGCGAGGTGACCACGGCGGGCCGCCACCCGCAGAGCGACATCTTCCTCGACGACGTCACGGTCTCGCGCCGCCACGTGGAGTTCCGGCGGGGGCAGGACGGCGGCTTCAGCGTCACGGACGTCGGCAGCCTCAACGGCACGTACGTGAACCGGGAGCAGATCGACTCGGTGGTGCTGTCGAACGGCGACGAGGTGCAGATCGGCAAGTACCGCCTGGTCTTCTTCGGCAGCCAGCGGGCCATCTGA
- a CDS encoding small basic family protein codes for MIAVLGLIVGVVVGLVVRPVVPTAVEPYLPIAVVAALDAVFGGLRAMLDGIFDDKVFVVSFLSNVVVAALIVFLGDKLGVGAQLSTGVVVVLGIRIFSNAAAIRRHVFRA; via the coding sequence GTGATCGCCGTATTGGGCCTCATCGTGGGAGTCGTGGTCGGACTGGTCGTCCGCCCCGTGGTGCCGACGGCGGTCGAGCCCTACCTCCCCATCGCCGTCGTCGCGGCCCTGGACGCGGTGTTCGGCGGGCTCCGGGCGATGTTGGACGGCATCTTCGACGACAAGGTCTTCGTGGTGTCGTTCCTGTCGAACGTGGTCGTCGCGGCCCTCATCGTCTTCCTGGGCGACAAACTGGGCGTCGGGGCGCAGTTGTCCACCGGTGTGGTGGTCGTCCTGGGCATCCGCATCTTCTCCAACGCCGCCGCCATCCGGCGGCATGTGTTCCGGGCGTGA